Genomic segment of Benincasa hispida cultivar B227 chromosome 1, ASM972705v1, whole genome shotgun sequence:
TATCATATTTTAAGGATGATTTTTGCAATTTATCCTATAAATAAAAAGTATCGTTGAAATGATATCATCTaattctttctttaaaaaaaaaagcttccTACTTGCCTTTTGGTACAAGTAAATTACAACGTTCATTTTGAAATATGGGCTATTATTGAAATTACTGAAATATGTCAACTTAGGTGGATAGATATTTTTTTGGCGTAAGCAGATCACACCCCCATTTTTCTAAGAGTATttcgggaaaaaaaaaaaaaaatcaaagtgatatatttgatacaagaCCTAGTTCTTTGGATATCTTTGATTGTGGAATCGATTTGAAAAGTTTCAGATTTAGAAGTTTCCATTTACATATAGGTCGAGATGAATCACATTAAAAACTAAGAGAAAAGTTCCTATTTGCTTCCATATTTAGTGAAACAATTTAACATTTGACTTCGAATTCATCCAAACAAATCAAAGGTAAATAATGACTAAAAGGTACTTcaaaaattttcattcatttaaTATATGTTTTCTATCATTTTAAAAGCTgcaatattacatttaatcttttataaatatttcaaaattacatttgaagatgaaattcattGGAATGAcataatataatgaaaattgggACTTGCTGGATGgaaattaagataattttgtACGCTGTGATGGAGTTTGTGTACCAATTTAATTTTGCTCTATATTATTCCTACATCGttttaaatcttaatttttatccaacattctaacaaacatttttttttaaaaaaaggtcaaagataatattataatttttaaacaaatgagtttttttttggaaacaaattaatcacaaaatttaggatttttcccttctcctttatttaataattagcTAAATATGATGACATTAACCTATATTcctcaacattttttttaaagaaaataattacttAAAACTTAAGTTAGGAAATTTACTCATTAACTCAATTAACAAACCAATCAAAATTGAATCAACAAAACACTAAAACTAATATCCACATAAAATATCTAGACAAGggtacaaaatttgaaataggtgaaaaattataaatgaaaattaagtgaattttcaaaaatagaaaaataaagaaaaatatttacataaattataaaatttactATAGTTGTGATAGATATTGTTATCAATATTTATCAtagatagatgctgatagaagtcCATCGGCAtgtatcggtgatagaagctgaCGCAAGTCTATTACTAATAaatgctgatagaagtctatcaataatagaaactgatagaagtctatcattgatagatgctgatagaagtcCATAAttgtttatcaataatagaaactGATAAAAGTGTATTATTGatactattaatgatagaaattgatacaagtctatcatccATAGAGGTTAATAGAAATCTATTCGTGTCtcagtatatttttttttgttatttatataaatagtttgtcatttttcctaTCTCGAAAATTTCTCAATCATTTATTATATCTGAAAGAGTATCCAAACACATTGGTTAACTTAAAAGAACAACTCAACCAAAATAGAAATGCAGTTGGTATTGTGGAAAGGTAGATAAAAAGGGGAACCATTGACATTTAGATCAaccagaaaagaaaaaaaaacaaaaacatttttgTTTCCAAGTGGGAGCCACCACTTAGCAGCACTCCCTCCCATTTTTGCCtttgaaaaacttgaaaaagtaaagaaaaaaataaaataaaataaaaaggctAAGTATACTTCCTATATAAACTTGAGTTCTTGATGAAattgggaagaagaaaaaacaaaacaaaaccatatagaaaaagaaagtagAATATGGGAAGATCTCCTTCTTCTTGTGATGAAATTGCCCTCAAAAGAGGTCCTTGGACTcttgaagaagatgagaaaCTTGTTTCTTTTATTACAAAATATGGCTATGGCAGATGGCGTGCCCTCCCTCAACTCGCCGgtaattcatatatatataatgtctcTTACGATGGGTTTTATCCTTCTTCTCCTCTATCTATTTTTAGAGAAatagaatgaagaaagaaagagagggacatattttcaaaattgaagggctatatttaaatttaaatttttgctattaatcatttttttcagGACTTAATAGATGTGGGAAAAGTTGTAGATTAAGATGGACAAACTACCTTAGACCAGATATTAAGAGAGGAAAATTTTCTCAAGAGGAACAACAAACCATTCTCAATCTCCATTCAATCCATGGAAACAAGTAATTAACAAATTatagtataaatattcattTCTCTATTTActtatgttttcttttctctttttatttctataataataataataatctctcTTGTAATTTTTTGTTTGGAAGATGGTCTGTCATTGCAAGTCACCTACCAGGACGGACAGATAATGAGATAAAAAATTTGTGGAATACTCATCTAAGAAAAAAGCCCATTCAAATGGGTTTTGATCCCATGACTCCCATGCCCACAATTTACAAGAATACCCTCTACTCTCATCTTCATCCTCTCTTAAATCTCCAAAACCTTCTTCATTTTGACCTTCCTCTATTGGAACACCAACTAGAAGCTCTTCAAATGGCCACTTTACAAGGTAAAACTACATAATATAGAATCTtctttattcatatttttaacattttttctttttaatttggaACCTTCAAAATTTACCAAAAGGTTCAACAAATATGTATACTTACCCTACACAAAAGTAAAGCCCAAGGAAGAAGGAAAGGGCTACTGTCCCCTTCAAAAATTTAGattatactttttattatttatttattttttttaaattttttttataactcgaaaacttaaaaaaaaagtttttaaaaatttattatctgTTTTGAGAATTTGACAAACCCTAGGAAATGTAATAATCATagtaaaaaatgatataaaacaatcataaaattcaagaacacaaaataaaaaatgaaattgttattaaaatagaatcttaaaatttcaaaatccagAGATTACAACTAAAAGAAATTTACATGAAAAACTTTGCCgtataaaaaatgaatatttcttTGAAGTAGGCTATTGTTagttaagatttaaattatatcTTGGTTCCTAAATATTATTATGATTAATATTAATTGAAAAGTAACTAACTTAgaaattaagggaaaaaaaagaacacTATGAGAGTAAAATTAATTACTTTCTAAGATGATAGCAATGAATGAGTAATGTATTTGGACTAATAATTCAGAGTATAACATATTTAAAGAATTGAAATTATAGTCAAATCTAATCATAATAGACTCTATCGATACTATTCGTATTAGTAATATGGTCTATGATTGATAGACTCTAAAAGTTGGATataatttttgttatatttgtaaattttttgtattgtaCTGTACCTATAAATACTTTAGACCTTATCGCTATATTTGCCAGTATacctaattttattattttaatccgATGCTCTTTAATTTAACAGAATATTTACACCATGTTCTCCAACTTCCAATTTCTCCGTTCACACCCACTTTCCGACCGCTTCAACATAATCGGAATATGTCCTTTCCTTTTGCCCATCTGCCGGACTTGGAGGTCTACGGAGTCTCTGATGATCCAACGTCGACGGTAGTTCACCGGCGACCAGATATGGCGGCGGTTTCAGGCGGCCAAAGCGGAGCTTCCATGTGggcttcttcttcatcttcaaatgCTCTGCCGCCGCTTCCGCCAGTGGAAGCTCCGTCCGCCGACGTCCTGATCTTCGACGATTATTCTTTCTTTAGTGAGATGGATCCCTAGATCTCTGTCTTTTTTaagtcaaaattttaattttaattttccttttaaatttatgAGAAGAAACAGATCGCTGTACATAGATTAAATATGTGATCAACTAATTACTAATATATGTAAATTGtaggtggtttttttttttttttttttttttttttttttgcgctAATTGAAATCATAAATCCTCTAGTCGATAACGCTTGCGGttagattatataatattaaatttatcatcatttatctacttaaatttttgggtcaattggtgatttaaaacttacataaaataaaatgtttggtGCTACGATAAAACGTTATACTTTGGATGAAAAATTGCATTCTagctttttgtttaatttaattttggtttaatcaTAAGTTTGAGTAAGTGCTTTAACAACTTCAATTTAGCTCTCTAAACtttaaatggtctaataaattgcttttaattttatatgtgAGAGAACTGTTTGGGGCACTGACATGACATGATATAGGATGTAGAGAAGAGGATGTGGAAAGTTCTAGGAGTTCCGAAAATGGGTCCACAAATAATTATAATCGGTGAGATAGGATAATGGACCTTTAAACACATATAGGATGTGGGGatatacttttaaaactaaTGAAAGACACACAATTTGGATTTCTATATAACGAGAACTCTGAATAGatatttctattttatatttaatagttaaatagaatttaaatcGCTCATGAAGTTAAATGAGTTATCAGACACATGATAGATAGTTTAGGAATTTATTAAAGGTAATTGTTTTAAgagtaaaattattgaaaatattttcaagtatagcaaaatgtcaatgAAAAACCGCTATAGATTTCTATCACttagtgataaaagtctatcgtaGTCATAGAAGTCTATCGTGGTTTATCACTAAAAGATGTCTAAAAAATCTGTAGGGACGAGGAATGGAGGAGGGAGTGGGAAATTTTTTCCCCATTTACAATTCGAGACCGGGGACGTGGATTATATTCCCTATCCTCGACCCGACCCTGGCTCTGCCTCGTGTCATCGTCCTGTCCCGACTtttgtaaattaattataaatttataatatatatatatagagagagactTTGTTAGGATATTATGAATGTTCTAATTATTTAAGTTAAGACTTTAATCCCTTAGATGTTGTAATATTTTTAAGATAGGATGTTCTagttgttgaattttaattttttttttttttacaaattatgagaatttagcattttaattatatcttctCAAATTGCAtgtgtattattgtttttattgacaaaattgataatattttatttaaatgaaaatttttgttggaaatgtttaatgaattgctaaaaaatatatatttaattgacataaaaaaattattttaaaaaaaggcaAGAAATTTTTCCTCGTAGGGAACCCGATCCCCCGAAATACTCATAGACAAATTTGTGGGGACGAAGAATGAAATGAGGGTCGAGGATGGGGATGGGGAAGGTTTCCCTGTCTTCACGCCTAATAGGACCCAAACAATATAACAACTCACTAACATCTCTTCCAAAACAATCAACCAAATAATTGTTCTCTAAAACACCACAAATAAATCACCAAATAATCACCAAAACAATCAACCAACAACAGATAGCAATAAACCACAAAATTCTGGAAGACTAGAAACAAAGAGCGCACACGAATTATACATGGAAAACCCCTTTGAtgttaagagtaaaaaccaTGAGACTTGTGAGGAGTTCACTCTTGTTAACTTGTCTTACTATGATAAACTTGAGGGAAAAAGAGTCCAAATCAGTCATACAAAGATTCACTACACACCAATACTATCATACATAAAAGATTAATACTTGAGagataaaaaagaatgaaaatcgaCAAGTTTTACAGTTTCTATTTGATAGAGATTGTGGTCAAATAGAGCTTCAAATaatgatccaaccgttcaaaacaAGACCTTATGTGTCCTGAACAGGCTGACTAAATTTCAACACAATCTAACGGTTCAAAATTCGAAAATAGACAAGTTTGTAGAAGCTGTCGCTAAAAAATTGAACTGCTATCTTACTCTTCGAATTTCTACCTCTTTTTCACTCTTTTTTCCCCCTTAGGTTCCtcatatcacataaaataaaacttagGGCTTTCAAGATGGGCCAACCTAAAAAATTAGCCCCAATTGGGCTCACAAAATAcaagtttaaataaaatcttGCTTGTGCAACAAATGGGCTGGACACCTATAACAATCTCCCCCTCCAACCTAACACAGGGAATACTCAGTCATATCCATGATCACTTGAACCTTATCTCGACAAGTTTATTGCAAAGCTCAATCTTGCTTTCGGAAACTACCTTAATTAACATATCTACACTATTCTTGTCAGTGTGAACTTTCTTCAAATTCAATCTCttctcttcaattacatctcaTAGACAATGATATCTAATGTCAATGTGTTTAGTACAAGCATGATACATTGGATTCTTGCTCAAATAATCCATAGCATTCTGACCATCACAAAATATAACATACTCACCTTGCTTCAAACCCAACTCTTGAAGGAATCTTTTAAGCCATAACATCTCTTGCTTGCATCTACTGCTGTAATATACTCTACCTCAGTTGTGGACAATGCTACACATTTTTGTAGCTTGGATCCATGAGATGGCTCCCCTTGAAAATATAAACACATAACCTGAGGTAGACTTTCTGTTATCAAGATCACCTGCCATGTCTGCATCAATATAACCTTCAAGCATAGGTTTGCCACCTCCATAACATAAACTCAATTTGGAGGTGTCCCGCAAATATATGAAGATCCACTTCACTGTTTCGCAATGATCCTTACCTGGGTTGCATGTGTAATATTAGGTCTAGTACACaccataatatatataaaaaaccaAAACAGAAGAGTAAAGAATGAATGACAtaacttctttctctttctctattgtagagaaagagaaagaagttaTGTCATTCATTCTCTTACTTAGCTTAAAGTGAGTTGCTAGCGGTGTACTAACAGATTTAATATGCTTCATATTGAACATTTCCAACACCCATTCAATATACTTCTCTTAGGATAACCACAATTTCCCAGCTTTCTTATCGCGAGCAATCTCCATACCTAAGATTTGCTTTGCAGGACCAAAATCTTTTATGTCAAATGACTTGGACAAgtctttcttcaaattttgaatcatatctatATCTTGTCCAACTatcaacatatcatctacatataaaagaagaatgatgaagttTCCTGTAGGGAACTTTCTAAAATACACACTGGAATCAGTCGTAGTTCATTTATAATCATTGCTTATcataaacaaatcaaatttCTTATACCATTACTTCTTGGTGTATGTCTAAGCCCATAAGGactcttcttcaacttgcaaacaagtttatctttccctttttcttcaaatCCTCCAGGTTGCTCCACGTAGATCTCTTCATGCAGGTCACCATGTAAAATAACAGTTTTTACATTAAGTTACTCTATCTCAAGATCAAGACTTGCTGCTAATCTCAACACTATTTTGATAGATGTCATTTTGATCACTGGAGAGAAGATCTCATCAAAATCAATGTCCTTTTTCTGATTACATCCCTTAACCACTAATTTGGCTTTATACCTCACTATCTTATCATCATTCTTGTACTTGAAAACTCATATGTTTTTCAATACTTTCTTACCCTTTGGAGGCTTCACTAGCTCTAGGTTCTATTCTTTTCTAGGGAATTTATCTTCTCCTTCATCGCATCGAGTCACTGGTCATTTTCATCATGAGATAAGACCTCTTGATAGTTCTTTAGCTCTCCATCTTTACTAACTAGAATGAACTCTGAGCTTGGATACCTTGTTGAAGATTTATGCATTTTGGTGGACTTTCGAGCTTGAGTATCCTCCACTAGGGGAATAGATTGCTCCCCTTGCTCATGAACTTCTCCATGAATCACTTCCTCATATGCATCTTcctcatgaatttcttcatcaGATGACTCATTaagatcatcatcatcaacatgATCTAGTACATTACCATCAGGTTATATCTCACCAAAACCATTATGTACATCATCAACATTCTCATTTGTCGGTTGAACAATAGAAGGATTAGAAGTAAAATCATTAGTAATATCAAAACAAAAATCTGAAGTAGAAGTGTACCTTGTACTAAGAAGATCTGCACCTTTCTCATGCTTAAAGAATACTATACCTCTGCTTCTCactacctttttcttttctggatCGTAGAGCTTATAACCATACTCTTTATCCTCATACCCAACAAAAACACATGGGTTGATCTTCGAATCAAACTTTAatctttgttttccttaggcACATGCATGTATGCCTTGCTTCGCAAATAAGTGGGATTATGTCCCTTCCATGCTCTCCCTGGAATGTCCAGACCAAGAGGAATTGATGGAGATTGATTAATCAAATAGACGACACATTGCACTGTTTCACCCCAAAATGTCTTAGGAAGATCAAACATTCTAAGCATACTCCCCACCTTATCCACAATGGTTCTATTCATCCTTTCAACAACTCCATTGTGTTGTGGTGTGCTAGGCTCTGTCTTCTCATGTCTAATGCCATGTTGTGAACAATAATGCTTGAACTCATTCAAACTCACCACCATTATCAGACCAAAGacacttcaattttctttcggTCTCCCTTTCTACCATGACATTAAAATTCCTAAAAATCTCAAACACTTGACTTTTTATCTTCAACATATATACCCAAGTTCTTCGAGTagcatcatcaataaaagtgacaaaatatttattGCTATCAAGTGACTCCACCTCAATAGGCCCACAAATATTAGAATGTATTAACTCCAATTTTCTTTGCCTTCTGGTGGACTTCCCAGAAAAGGAAATTCTATGTTGTTTATACCAAACAATGATTACAAGGATGAAGAGAAAATGTTTTATCAACAGGGATAAGAGATTTACCTGCCAAAAATTTAATCCTCTTATCACTCATATGCCATAGCCTTCGATGCCACAGATTTGGAGAATTCATTTCTTCTGTTGCATTCAACTCAGAAGAACGTATGCTTAGTTTCGTTTTATACAAAGACCAACACAACTCACTTTGAGCAACTATTATCGAACCCTTAGACAATTTTCACTTACCATTACAAAAGGTATGTTGAAATCATTCTTGATCAAGGACATTTGCAGACAACAAGTTAAGGCTTAAATCAGAAATATGGTGCACATTCTTTAATGTAAGTATGCACCCAACACTTGTCATCACACAAATATCACCTAACCTAACTATGCTAGCTGAGCTCTCGTTTCCCATCTTCACACTAACAAAATCACAAGATTGATAATTCATGAAATACTCTCTTTTGGGAACACAATGGTATGAAGCACTTGAATCTACCACTCACTTTATGTTTGAACTCTCTACATGATGATATTCACTGGCTGCACaaatcaaggtgacaacattaTCACTCTAAGAAATAATTGTTGCAGTATTTTTATTATCTTCCTCTTTTTGTGAGTCTTGCTTCTTACTTTGTTCTTTCTTCCAACGATAGAAAAACTTTTTCATATGGCTAGACTTGTTACAGTAATAACATGTCTTAGTCTCTTTGTCTCTAGACTTGGACCTCCCTTTTGACTTACCACAGTCTTTAGGTTCCTTACTCTTGTTTCTTCCACGATTCTCAACAACAAAAGTATGTGAATTATCAACTCTCATCTCCTTTCTTCTTATCTCTTCATTGAACATGATTTGTTTGATAAcatcaaaaaataaaacaccTTCTGGAGTAATAACATGTCTTAGTCTCTTTGTCTCTAGACTTGGACCTCCCTTTTGACTTATCACAGTCTTTAGGTCCCTTACTCTTGTTTGGAAGACTAAAAACAAAGGGCACACATGAATTATATGTGGAAAACCCCTTCGATGTGACTTGTGAGGAGTCCACCCTTGTCAACTTCTCttattatgatataattgagaGAAAAGAATCCAAATCAGTCATACAAAGATTCACTACCCACCAATACGATCATACATAAAAGAACACTTGAGagataaaaaagaatgaaaatcatCCAGTTTTACAGGTTTTGTTTGGCAGCGATTACGGACAAATCAGAGCTCCAAACAATgatccaaccattcaaaacAAGACCTTATGTGTCTCGAACAGTTTGACCAAATTTTAGCACGATCCAAGTGTTTAAAATTCAGCAATTAAAAACTTTGTGGAAGTTGCCGCTGAAAAACTGAACTGTTGTCTTTTTCTCCGATTTTCTGCTTCTTTTTCACTCTTTTCCCCCTTAGATCATCTCcatatcacataaaagaaaatctaggGCTTTCAAAATGAGCCACCCAAAAAATTAGCTCCAATTAAGTTCACAAAACACAAGTTTAAAATAACATCTTACTTGTGCAACAAGAGTGGGCTAGACACCCACAACAATCTCGTTCTATGGACATCTCTACTATCATTGATAAtcaatgatattttgttatatttataaataagttaac
This window contains:
- the LOC120073557 gene encoding transcription factor MYB53-like; protein product: MGRSPSSCDEIALKRGPWTLEEDEKLVSFITKYGYGRWRALPQLAGLNRCGKSCRLRWTNYLRPDIKRGKFSQEEQQTILNLHSIHGNKWSVIASHLPGRTDNEIKNLWNTHLRKKPIQMGFDPMTPMPTIYKNTLYSHLHPLLNLQNLLHFDLPLLEHQLEALQMATLQEYLHHVLQLPISPFTPTFRPLQHNRNMSFPFAHLPDLEVYGVSDDPTSTVVHRRPDMAAVSGGQSGASMWASSSSSNALPPLPPVEAPSADVLIFDDYSFFSEMDP